In Brevibacillus brevis NBRC 100599, a single genomic region encodes these proteins:
- a CDS encoding aspartate aminotransferase family protein: MTKSYVIKPELGKEYPVISHGKGIYLYDKEGNRYIDGSSGAVTASIGHGVEEVAEAMYAQAKEVSFVYRSHFSSDAVEKLATKLAEWAPGSLNWTFFVSSGSEATETAQKIAIQYWQEKGRPTKNRIISRWMSYHGITMGALSMSGHVLRRKRFTPLLADYPAITGPYPYRKPEDMSLESYALACANELETAILRVGPEQVAAFIAEPVIGASGGAVVPPDGYFQRIREICDKYEVLFIADEVMTGVGRTGKAFGVNHWGVVPDLMTLGKGMSAGYTPMAATIVSDEIIETITKGSGSIMAGHTYSANPQSAAVSLAVLDYVEKHQLVEKAAEQGAYLLARLKELADELPLIGDARGLGMLCALEFVKNKQTKEPFALSQGVGGKVIQKAFEKGLLIYPAMGGIEGVAGDAVIISPPLTITTEQIDELIALLKEAVIAVQQELQDKALIG, translated from the coding sequence ATGACGAAAAGCTATGTAATCAAGCCTGAATTGGGCAAAGAGTATCCAGTTATTTCTCACGGAAAAGGCATCTATCTTTACGATAAAGAGGGGAATCGTTACATCGACGGTTCCAGCGGAGCGGTGACGGCAAGCATTGGTCACGGTGTAGAAGAAGTGGCTGAGGCGATGTATGCGCAAGCCAAGGAGGTTTCCTTTGTATACCGCTCGCATTTCAGCAGCGATGCTGTGGAGAAGCTGGCAACAAAGCTAGCAGAGTGGGCACCAGGCTCTCTGAACTGGACGTTTTTTGTCAGCAGCGGTTCGGAAGCAACGGAGACAGCACAAAAAATTGCGATTCAGTACTGGCAGGAAAAAGGAAGACCAACGAAAAATCGGATTATCTCCCGCTGGATGAGCTATCACGGGATTACAATGGGCGCACTTTCGATGTCTGGGCACGTCTTGCGCCGAAAGCGTTTCACTCCATTATTGGCTGACTATCCGGCGATCACAGGACCATATCCGTATCGCAAACCAGAAGACATGTCCCTCGAATCGTATGCGCTTGCGTGTGCAAACGAGCTGGAGACCGCAATTTTGCGCGTAGGACCTGAGCAGGTAGCGGCATTCATCGCAGAGCCTGTTATCGGGGCTTCTGGGGGAGCGGTCGTGCCGCCAGACGGTTACTTCCAACGTATTCGCGAGATTTGTGATAAGTATGAGGTTTTGTTTATCGCAGACGAAGTAATGACAGGAGTAGGGCGCACGGGGAAAGCGTTTGGGGTCAACCATTGGGGCGTCGTACCTGACTTGATGACATTGGGCAAAGGCATGAGTGCCGGTTACACGCCTATGGCTGCTACGATTGTCTCGGACGAAATCATTGAGACGATTACAAAAGGCAGCGGCTCGATTATGGCAGGACATACGTATAGTGCTAACCCACAATCTGCTGCTGTTTCTCTGGCTGTCCTCGATTATGTAGAGAAGCATCAGCTCGTCGAGAAAGCGGCAGAACAAGGTGCCTATTTGCTTGCCCGCCTGAAAGAACTGGCCGACGAGCTCCCATTGATCGGAGATGCACGTGGTCTTGGTATGCTGTGCGCGCTGGAATTTGTGAAAAACAAGCAGACAAAAGAGCCGTTTGCGCTTTCTCAAGGAGTAGGCGGGAAGGTCATTCAAAAAGCATTTGAAAAAGGCCTGCTTATTTATCCGGCAATGGGCGGAATCGAAGGGGTGGCAGGCGACGCTGTCATCATCTCACCTCCACTGACCATTACTACGGAGCAAATCGATGAACTGATAGCTCTGCTAAAAGAAGCGGTGATAGCTGTTCAGCAAGAGCTCCAGGACAAAGCACTGATCGGATAG
- a CDS encoding 3-oxoacid CoA-transferase subunit A, whose protein sequence is MTNRFEKVVSLSEALTHFRDGMTLLAGGFGGVGNPPTLIQGILDKGVRDLTLISNDTAFPHIGIGKLVTEKRVKKVIASHIGSNPNAGAQMTAGELEVEFCPQGILAERVRAGGVGLGGILSDVGIGTIAEKGKQKVVLDGKEYLLETPLTAEVAIVHAKKADRFGNLVFDTSARNFNPLVAMAGDITIVEANEIVEVGMIDPEEIVTPGVFVNFIVQSEGVNWQWAWEK, encoded by the coding sequence ATGACAAACCGATTTGAAAAGGTCGTCTCCCTGTCCGAAGCACTCACCCATTTTCGCGATGGGATGACGCTGTTGGCAGGGGGATTCGGTGGGGTGGGCAATCCGCCTACATTGATTCAGGGAATTTTGGATAAGGGCGTGCGTGATCTGACGCTGATCAGTAACGATACTGCTTTCCCGCATATCGGAATAGGTAAGCTGGTGACCGAAAAGCGCGTCAAAAAGGTGATAGCTTCTCACATTGGCTCAAATCCGAACGCAGGGGCCCAAATGACGGCTGGAGAGCTGGAGGTAGAGTTCTGCCCGCAGGGGATACTTGCAGAGCGTGTACGGGCAGGTGGAGTCGGCCTGGGAGGCATTCTCTCGGATGTCGGCATCGGGACGATCGCGGAAAAAGGGAAGCAGAAGGTCGTTCTGGATGGAAAGGAATACTTGTTGGAGACACCGCTCACTGCCGAAGTGGCTATCGTACATGCGAAAAAAGCGGATCGTTTTGGCAATTTGGTGTTTGATACTAGTGCACGCAATTTCAATCCGTTAGTGGCGATGGCGGGCGACATTACCATCGTGGAGGCGAATGAGATAGTAGAGGTAGGCATGATCGACCCGGAAGAAATCGTCACCCCGGGCGTTTTCGTGAACTTTATCGTCCAAAGTGAAGGGGTGAACTGGCAATGGGCATGGGAGAAGTAA
- a CDS encoding 3-oxoacid CoA-transferase subunit B, giving the protein MGMGEVKETESYRERIARRAALEVEDGMIINLGIGIPTLVADFIPAEKRVMFHAENGILGTGPSPAKGEENAMLCNAGGFPVTLATGASFFDSATAFAIIRRGLLDMTILGVLEVSQNGDIANWIVPGKRVPGMGGAMELAQKAKKVMVVTTHLDKNGRSKIVRECSLPLTATKAADLIITDMAVMEVMPDGLYLREVMYPYSVADVIGATEAELKMDGEVGVFR; this is encoded by the coding sequence ATGGGCATGGGAGAAGTAAAAGAAACCGAGAGCTATCGTGAACGTATTGCCCGCCGCGCAGCATTGGAAGTGGAAGACGGGATGATTATTAACTTGGGAATCGGCATTCCAACGTTAGTTGCGGATTTTATCCCAGCTGAGAAACGAGTCATGTTTCACGCGGAGAACGGCATCCTTGGTACAGGACCAAGCCCTGCGAAAGGCGAGGAGAACGCCATGCTATGCAATGCGGGCGGTTTTCCTGTCACGCTTGCCACAGGGGCATCCTTTTTTGACAGTGCGACTGCTTTTGCCATCATCCGCCGTGGACTATTGGATATGACGATTTTAGGAGTCTTGGAAGTAAGCCAAAATGGTGACATTGCCAACTGGATCGTTCCAGGCAAGCGTGTCCCTGGCATGGGTGGAGCTATGGAGCTGGCACAAAAGGCCAAGAAGGTCATGGTTGTGACCACGCATCTGGATAAAAACGGACGTTCGAAAATCGTTCGGGAATGCTCACTGCCGTTAACCGCGACAAAAGCTGCGGATTTGATCATCACGGACATGGCTGTAATGGAGGTCATGCCAGATGGTTTGTACCTGCGAGAAGTCATGTATCCATACAGTGTCGCTGACGTGATTGGAGCAACGGAAGCCGAACTCAAGATGGACGGAGAGGTTGGCGTTTTCCGCTAA
- a CDS encoding peptidase yields MANWQVLIREQLEKDREAAVQLLQQWVKSPSVQGEEQSIQQSIAELLEQMGLAVDLWVMEGDELVSHPYFVSPRTTFESSPNVVGVWKGQGEGRSIILNGHVDVVPAGDLAQWSDDPFSGKVADGKLYGRGATDMKGGNLSSLLAIQVLQKLGVQLKGDVIFQSVVEEESGGAGTLATIIRGYKADAALIPEPTNMKIFPKQQGSMWFRLTVKGRSAHGGTRYEGVSAIEKSMLVVQAIGQLEKERNDRLDDPLYAKLPIPIPINLGVIEGGKWPSSVADLVKLEGRMGVAPGEQMDDAKAEMAAALKKLAEVDPWFAEQPVELEWFGARWVPGAVELDHPLMDILQAQFEAVTGDRAIVEASPWGTDGGLLTALANTPAIVVGPGVTQVAHYPNEHIVLDEVFRCAEIFALTLLEWCGVAERVTE; encoded by the coding sequence ATGGCAAACTGGCAGGTGCTTATACGGGAGCAGTTGGAAAAAGATCGCGAGGCCGCAGTTCAACTGCTGCAGCAATGGGTAAAAAGCCCGAGTGTACAAGGAGAAGAGCAATCCATTCAACAAAGCATTGCAGAGCTTTTGGAGCAGATGGGGCTGGCCGTTGACTTATGGGTGATGGAAGGCGATGAGCTGGTGTCACATCCGTATTTTGTCTCCCCGCGTACGACGTTTGAAAGCAGCCCGAATGTCGTCGGTGTGTGGAAGGGACAAGGAGAGGGCCGGTCCATCATTCTAAACGGACACGTGGATGTAGTGCCCGCGGGTGATCTGGCACAGTGGAGCGATGATCCGTTTAGCGGGAAGGTTGCGGACGGCAAGCTTTACGGGCGCGGAGCAACCGACATGAAGGGTGGAAACTTATCTTCCCTGTTGGCGATCCAGGTTCTACAGAAGTTGGGTGTGCAGCTGAAAGGCGACGTCATTTTTCAAAGCGTCGTAGAAGAAGAAAGCGGTGGTGCAGGCACATTGGCGACGATCATTCGTGGTTACAAGGCGGATGCTGCCCTGATTCCAGAGCCGACCAATATGAAAATTTTCCCGAAGCAGCAAGGTTCCATGTGGTTCAGATTGACCGTCAAAGGCCGTTCAGCTCACGGAGGGACCCGCTACGAGGGAGTCAGTGCCATCGAAAAGAGCATGCTCGTCGTTCAAGCAATTGGCCAATTGGAAAAAGAGCGTAATGATCGACTCGACGATCCGCTTTACGCCAAGCTGCCCATTCCAATCCCGATTAATCTGGGGGTGATTGAGGGAGGCAAGTGGCCTTCGTCTGTAGCTGATCTCGTCAAGCTGGAAGGAAGGATGGGAGTTGCCCCAGGAGAACAGATGGACGATGCCAAAGCGGAAATGGCGGCAGCACTCAAAAAGCTGGCAGAGGTCGACCCGTGGTTTGCGGAGCAGCCTGTTGAGCTGGAGTGGTTCGGAGCTCGTTGGGTTCCGGGAGCAGTGGAGCTCGATCATCCGTTAATGGATATTTTGCAAGCGCAGTTTGAAGCTGTGACAGGAGATCGTGCCATTGTGGAAGCATCGCCTTGGGGAACAGACGGCGGTTTGTTGACTGCTTTGGCCAATACGCCAGCGATTGTTGTTGGACCTGGAGTCACGCAGGTTGCACATTACCCGAATGAGCACATCGTGTTGGATGAGGTGTTCCGTTGTGCGGAGATCTTTGCGCTGACGTTACTAGAATGGTGCGGTGTAGCTGAAAGAGTGACAGAGTAA
- a CDS encoding aldehyde dehydrogenase family protein translates to MKKTCFIGGEWVPATVHAPLLSPCTGQEIAQISQADSSLVEKAIAAAHEATAVMRRLSAYQRAFLLERISILMNERLEEAARIIAIEAGKPIKTARGEVIRTIQTYKFAAEEAKRLHGEIVPLDAAIGGEGRLAYTVREPLGVIGAITPFPFPMNLVAHKVGPALAAGNTVVLKPASQTPLSALFLAELAEQAGVPAGALNVITGSGASVGDQIVSDPRVRAVTFTGNPIVGLDIRNRAGMKRVTLELGSNSAVIVDRDVQLNEVIPRCVFGAFAYSGQVCISVQRIYVVKEIYQDFVQRFVEQTRALRGGDSLSEDADYSAMINPRETERAMEWIHEALLQGARLECGGQIVDRMLQPTVLTGVPADAKVSCQEVLGPVVLINPVESVRHGITLVNDSRFGLQAGVYTNNLSLALEAAEELRVGGVMVNDIPTFRVDHMPYGGVKESGLGREGVKYAIEEMTELKLVAIKR, encoded by the coding sequence ATGAAAAAAACGTGCTTTATCGGGGGAGAATGGGTGCCAGCTACTGTTCATGCACCCCTACTCTCTCCATGTACGGGTCAAGAGATTGCACAAATTTCGCAAGCAGACTCATCATTGGTTGAAAAAGCAATTGCTGCGGCCCACGAAGCGACTGCCGTCATGCGGCGCCTTTCTGCCTATCAACGTGCCTTCCTACTTGAAAGAATCTCGATTTTGATGAATGAACGTTTGGAGGAAGCGGCGCGGATCATCGCAATAGAAGCGGGGAAACCAATCAAAACAGCCCGTGGTGAAGTGATTCGAACCATTCAGACGTATAAGTTTGCGGCAGAGGAAGCCAAACGCCTCCACGGCGAAATCGTACCTCTCGATGCAGCGATCGGGGGAGAGGGACGCTTGGCTTATACCGTGCGTGAACCACTGGGAGTTATCGGGGCCATTACACCCTTTCCTTTTCCGATGAATCTCGTTGCCCATAAGGTCGGACCTGCTCTCGCTGCTGGCAATACCGTAGTTCTCAAGCCAGCATCGCAGACACCGCTTAGCGCATTGTTTCTCGCAGAGCTCGCAGAGCAAGCTGGTGTGCCTGCTGGCGCCCTCAATGTGATCACGGGTAGTGGGGCGAGCGTTGGCGATCAAATCGTGTCTGACCCGAGAGTCAGGGCGGTGACCTTTACAGGGAATCCAATTGTTGGGCTGGATATACGCAATCGAGCGGGAATGAAAAGAGTCACGCTCGAGCTGGGATCGAATTCGGCAGTGATCGTTGATCGCGATGTGCAACTGAATGAAGTGATTCCCCGATGCGTTTTTGGCGCCTTCGCCTACTCTGGGCAGGTATGCATCTCTGTGCAAAGAATTTATGTGGTCAAAGAAATCTATCAGGATTTCGTCCAACGTTTTGTTGAACAAACACGAGCACTACGCGGTGGTGATTCGCTTTCTGAGGATGCGGACTATTCCGCTATGATCAATCCCCGGGAAACAGAACGTGCGATGGAGTGGATTCATGAGGCACTCCTACAAGGGGCGCGTTTGGAGTGTGGGGGACAGATCGTGGATCGGATGCTCCAGCCTACGGTGTTGACGGGTGTTCCGGCAGATGCAAAAGTATCTTGTCAGGAAGTACTCGGCCCTGTCGTTCTCATCAATCCAGTGGAGTCGGTCCGGCATGGCATTACGTTGGTCAACGATTCCCGCTTTGGATTACAGGCTGGTGTCTATACCAACAATCTGTCGTTGGCTTTGGAAGCGGCAGAAGAACTTCGCGTGGGCGGTGTGATGGTAAATGATATTCCGACATTTCGCGTGGACCATATGCCCTATGGTGGCGTAAAGGAGAGCGGACTTGGTCGGGAAGGGGTCAAATACGCGATAGAAGAAATGACGGAATTGAAACTCGTTGCCATCAAGCGATAA
- a CDS encoding acyl-CoA synthetase → MLEAQRVRRNALGDILRRSRGRNPDKPALYFEEEVLTYTQLDQLANKTAHSLLSKGLQKGERVAVLSRNSMDFAILNFGIAKAGAIMVPINFMLNKEDVAYIFGHAEVSACFAAPEFMQLAQDGLQLAGMSPKLLSLMSKPAVQAGEWLPFRTLIEAADDHEPEVDIVDEDVVQILYTSGTESKPKGVMLTHKSIISEYVSTIIEGGMTQDDVAVHALPLFHSAQLHCFLGPYVYLGGSGIILEQATPALMLQTVETYKATQLFCPPTVWIALLRSPDFAARNLSSLQKCYYGAAIMPVEVLKELGKRLPNAQFYNFYGQTEVAPLATVLQPKDQMRKPGSAGKPALNVETKIVDDDGNEVPRGSVGEIVHRTSHAMLGYFRDEEKTQAAFQGGWFHSGDLGIMDDEGYITVVDRKKDMIKSGGENVASREVEELIYQHPKVSEVAVIGVPHPFWIEAVTAVVVPKAGELLTADEMLAFCKDRLSSFKAPKYVVIADNLPRNPSGKILKRELRLRYETLTT, encoded by the coding sequence ATGCTTGAAGCGCAAAGGGTTCGTAGAAATGCACTTGGCGATATTTTGCGAAGAAGTCGTGGACGAAATCCTGATAAGCCTGCCCTATACTTTGAGGAAGAAGTATTGACCTACACGCAGCTTGATCAGCTTGCTAACAAGACAGCTCATTCGCTTCTTTCCAAAGGCTTGCAAAAAGGGGAGCGGGTAGCAGTATTGTCACGCAACTCGATGGATTTTGCGATTCTAAACTTTGGGATAGCAAAAGCAGGGGCCATCATGGTGCCGATCAACTTCATGTTGAATAAAGAAGATGTCGCCTATATTTTCGGTCATGCGGAAGTGAGTGCGTGCTTCGCAGCTCCCGAATTCATGCAACTCGCCCAAGACGGACTCCAATTAGCTGGAATGTCCCCCAAGCTGCTTTCTCTTATGTCCAAACCAGCCGTACAAGCAGGGGAATGGTTGCCTTTTCGCACGCTGATTGAAGCGGCAGACGACCACGAGCCTGAAGTAGACATAGTGGACGAAGATGTTGTGCAGATTTTGTATACCAGCGGAACGGAATCAAAGCCAAAGGGCGTTATGCTCACACATAAAAGCATTATCTCCGAATATGTCAGCACGATTATCGAAGGCGGGATGACTCAGGATGATGTGGCTGTTCATGCACTTCCCTTGTTCCATAGTGCACAGCTTCACTGCTTTTTGGGACCGTACGTGTATCTAGGTGGAAGTGGAATTATTTTGGAACAGGCAACCCCAGCGTTGATGCTACAGACAGTAGAGACGTATAAGGCGACTCAGTTGTTTTGCCCGCCAACTGTGTGGATTGCTTTACTGCGGTCTCCCGATTTTGCCGCGCGTAATTTGAGTTCTTTGCAAAAGTGCTACTATGGTGCAGCAATCATGCCAGTAGAAGTGTTAAAAGAGCTCGGTAAACGCCTTCCAAACGCTCAGTTTTACAATTTTTACGGACAGACGGAAGTGGCGCCATTAGCAACTGTGTTACAACCGAAGGATCAGATGAGAAAACCAGGCTCTGCAGGCAAGCCAGCATTAAATGTGGAAACGAAAATCGTCGATGATGACGGGAATGAAGTCCCTCGTGGTAGTGTTGGTGAAATTGTACACAGGACCAGCCATGCGATGCTGGGGTATTTCCGAGATGAGGAAAAGACACAGGCTGCCTTCCAAGGAGGGTGGTTTCACAGCGGGGATTTAGGCATCATGGATGACGAAGGCTATATCACGGTCGTTGACCGGAAAAAAGATATGATTAAATCGGGGGGAGAGAACGTAGCAAGCAGGGAGGTTGAGGAGCTTATTTATCAACATCCGAAAGTGTCAGAGGTCGCTGTGATCGGAGTTCCCCATCCGTTCTGGATCGAAGCAGTGACGGCTGTTGTTGTCCCAAAAGCGGGTGAGTTACTGACTGCTGACGAGATGCTTGCTTTTTGCAAAGACCGCCTTTCCTCCTTCAAAGCACCCAAATATGTAGTGATTGCTGACAATCTTCCTCGAAACCCCAGCGGAAAAATCTTGAAAAGAGAGTTGCGCCTCCGATACGAAACACTGACGACTTAG
- a CDS encoding exo-beta-N-acetylmuramidase NamZ domain-containing protein encodes MNKFLPFLILALILTLIPPVGSSANTTAIQLGSDVLFNQFHYLIEGKKVGLITNQTGQNSQMVSTIDMLRRDRSVHLAALFAPEHGLDGKTVAGKQVTSFVHPVYAIPVYGLSGSTRKPTPEMLKDIDILLVDLQDIGSRTYTYISTLQYAMTAAKEQGKEVMVLDRPNPLGGTIVEGPVVELPYRSFIGVDTLPLAHGMTIGELALYFNRTIGVDLTVIPMQGYTRSLIYQQTGLAWIPSSPHLPNLTSVFGYMATGLGEGTPLRQGDHFTWIGAEGLDSHKYADLLNGSLLPGVIFIPETKGTAGGVRLQINDPHQFNPAKTGIYALAYAKQLQSFPIPKSTSMQISMFDKVMGTNKIGLLLEQGKSPQEIVSSYEADLKKFVELRQKYLIYGDEPFIPMQPLQQKQPKQPEQPKKPEQPKPEQPKPSKPAKPETPTPPQTDKQKGTTNQTKKPEPATKPIPQTPKSSEKIAYLTFDDGPSPVTPRILDTLKAHQVKATFFIVGREVAGHEAILKRIVAEGHAVGGHSYSHNYQLLYKNMDGFFADVEKGSQMIEKAIGVKPTVYRYPGGSTNTVSLKYQDPTRYNKQQTVMHAIKEEAKQRGYTFIDWNVTNGDARSNKYTAAQALANVKQQVKSQKEIVVLMHDSSTKSPTAEALPQIISYLKEKGYRFEVIQADRPTVSNVK; translated from the coding sequence ATGAACAAATTTCTCCCTTTCCTCATCCTGGCACTTATCTTAACTTTAATTCCTCCAGTAGGAAGCTCCGCCAATACGACTGCCATCCAATTGGGAAGTGATGTACTGTTCAATCAGTTCCACTATCTCATTGAAGGCAAAAAAGTCGGATTAATTACGAATCAAACAGGTCAGAACAGTCAAATGGTTAGCACGATCGACATGTTACGACGAGATCGCTCCGTCCATTTAGCCGCTCTCTTTGCACCTGAACACGGCCTCGACGGAAAAACGGTAGCAGGAAAACAGGTAACGAGCTTTGTTCATCCCGTCTACGCTATTCCGGTCTACGGCTTGTCTGGTTCAACTCGCAAGCCGACACCAGAAATGCTCAAAGACATTGATATTCTTCTCGTTGATTTGCAGGATATTGGATCGAGAACCTACACATACATATCTACCTTGCAATACGCCATGACTGCAGCAAAAGAACAAGGAAAAGAAGTAATGGTACTGGATCGACCGAATCCTCTCGGTGGAACGATTGTCGAGGGGCCAGTAGTTGAACTGCCTTACCGTTCCTTTATCGGAGTGGATACCCTCCCGCTTGCACATGGCATGACCATCGGAGAGCTGGCCTTGTATTTCAATCGTACCATCGGTGTAGATCTAACCGTTATTCCGATGCAAGGGTATACACGTAGCTTGATTTATCAACAGACAGGATTGGCCTGGATTCCGAGTTCTCCGCATCTCCCTAACTTGACCTCGGTTTTCGGGTATATGGCAACTGGTTTGGGTGAGGGTACCCCCCTTCGACAAGGCGACCATTTCACTTGGATCGGGGCAGAGGGTCTAGATTCGCACAAGTACGCCGATCTGTTAAATGGAAGTCTTCTGCCTGGCGTCATCTTTATTCCTGAGACTAAAGGAACTGCCGGGGGCGTCCGCCTTCAGATCAACGATCCACATCAGTTTAACCCGGCAAAAACAGGTATTTACGCGCTGGCTTATGCCAAGCAATTACAATCATTCCCTATACCAAAAAGTACGAGTATGCAAATCTCCATGTTCGACAAGGTGATGGGTACCAACAAAATCGGTCTGCTTCTCGAACAAGGCAAATCCCCTCAGGAGATTGTTTCTTCCTATGAAGCGGATCTTAAGAAATTTGTTGAGCTGCGGCAAAAATATTTGATCTATGGCGATGAACCGTTTATCCCGATGCAGCCGCTTCAACAGAAGCAACCAAAGCAGCCAGAACAACCAAAGAAACCGGAGCAACCGAAACCAGAACAACCAAAACCATCTAAGCCAGCAAAACCAGAGACACCGACTCCACCGCAGACTGACAAACAAAAAGGAACGACCAATCAAACGAAGAAGCCTGAACCAGCTACAAAGCCGATCCCTCAGACACCGAAGTCTTCTGAGAAGATCGCTTATTTAACCTTTGACGATGGACCTTCACCTGTCACTCCACGCATTTTGGATACGCTGAAAGCGCATCAGGTCAAAGCCACTTTCTTTATTGTGGGCCGTGAGGTAGCTGGTCATGAGGCCATTCTCAAACGGATCGTAGCTGAAGGACATGCGGTGGGAGGACATTCGTATTCCCATAATTATCAGCTTCTTTACAAAAATATGGATGGCTTTTTTGCAGACGTGGAAAAAGGTAGTCAAATGATTGAAAAGGCAATTGGCGTAAAACCAACCGTGTACCGCTATCCAGGTGGCAGTACGAATACCGTTAGTTTGAAATATCAAGATCCCACACGTTATAACAAGCAGCAGACCGTCATGCATGCGATCAAAGAAGAAGCAAAACAACGTGGCTATACGTTTATCGACTGGAATGTAACAAACGGCGATGCAAGGAGCAACAAGTACACAGCCGCGCAGGCACTGGCAAATGTAAAGCAGCAAGTAAAGTCACAAAAAGAAATCGTTGTCTTGATGCATGATTCCAGCACCAAGTCGCCAACAGCTGAAGCTCTCCCCCAAATCATTTCGTATTTGAAGGAAAAAGGTTATCGTTTTGAAGTCATTCAAGCCGATCGCCCAACTGTTTCCAACGTCAAATAA
- a CDS encoding copper amine oxidase N-terminal domain-containing protein, whose translation MNLFGNGVNVLLKKVTSLLLAIALVPMAAFSAAAATAPVVPKTVQNAVKVEYNKKQIAFPDQAPIISQGRTLVPIRPIAESLGFEVKWNEQTRTVTINKGKDNIRLVVTQKIANKNGQTINLDVPAQIVNKRTVVPVRFIAEALSYKVEWDPKTQTVLIADNVNPNQVGQQEKPKDTTKPATDEKKPEQVALIDKESIEGKSTKIAVIGLYRVTGKVDPKADLTVVIDDDTHEVDVNADGTFKLQINGDEGIRSFTVKAEKDGKKDTFEGEFISID comes from the coding sequence GTGAACCTTTTTGGAAATGGAGTGAATGTATTGCTGAAAAAAGTAACCTCATTACTGCTCGCGATTGCCTTGGTACCGATGGCAGCGTTTTCTGCAGCGGCAGCGACTGCACCTGTAGTGCCTAAAACCGTACAGAATGCTGTTAAGGTGGAGTACAATAAAAAACAAATTGCGTTTCCTGACCAAGCACCTATTATCTCCCAAGGGCGGACATTGGTTCCGATTCGTCCGATTGCAGAGAGTCTTGGATTTGAAGTGAAATGGAATGAACAAACTCGTACCGTTACCATCAATAAAGGGAAAGATAACATCAGATTGGTCGTTACTCAAAAAATTGCCAACAAAAATGGACAAACCATCAACCTCGACGTACCTGCACAGATTGTGAACAAGCGTACTGTAGTGCCTGTTCGTTTCATCGCGGAAGCTCTGAGCTACAAGGTTGAATGGGATCCGAAGACACAAACGGTATTGATTGCGGATAATGTGAACCCTAATCAAGTCGGCCAACAGGAAAAGCCAAAAGATACGACGAAACCGGCAACAGATGAGAAAAAGCCTGAGCAGGTAGCTTTGATCGACAAGGAAAGTATTGAAGGGAAATCTACCAAAATAGCTGTGATCGGACTGTATCGAGTTACTGGTAAGGTTGATCCGAAAGCGGATCTAACCGTTGTAATTGACGATGATACACATGAAGTAGATGTTAATGCAGATGGAACCTTTAAATTACAAATTAATGGCGATGAAGGTATTCGCAGCTTTACCGTAAAAGCTGAAAAAGACGGTAAAAAAGATACTTTTGAAGGCGAATTTATTTCCATTGATTAA
- a CDS encoding YhcN/YlaJ family sporulation lipoprotein, with protein MRRISRSIIAVLLFAGLLTGCSPNKEQGTEDQNGNQAKFESLGINFQNDNVGRDKGPAAMISQKRVHQREPQLVTYLEGRAEKLPGVADIKVLAYKDNLIVGVLPVDTPKPDEVNPRTSIPYTPGKIVRVDNGHPDSLHRRVVNRMRSSLQAETRFNILYVSTNRAIYDRIADLHSRITNGEHISDEEFQVLLNDIGYTVIGYNLVD; from the coding sequence GTGAGACGAATAAGTAGGAGTATCATTGCTGTACTCCTGTTTGCCGGCTTGCTGACAGGGTGTTCGCCTAACAAAGAACAGGGCACCGAAGATCAGAACGGAAATCAGGCCAAATTTGAATCTCTCGGAATTAACTTCCAGAACGATAACGTCGGTAGGGACAAAGGACCGGCAGCCATGATTAGCCAAAAGAGGGTTCATCAGCGAGAACCGCAGCTGGTGACGTACTTGGAAGGGCGTGCGGAAAAGCTACCTGGTGTAGCCGATATCAAGGTGTTAGCGTACAAGGATAACTTGATTGTAGGTGTGCTGCCAGTTGATACACCAAAGCCTGACGAAGTCAATCCGCGAACGTCGATCCCGTATACGCCTGGAAAAATTGTGCGAGTCGATAATGGACATCCAGATTCCCTGCACAGACGTGTTGTGAACCGGATGAGGTCAAGCTTACAGGCAGAAACACGCTTTAACATTTTGTACGTGTCTACCAATCGCGCTATTTATGACCGAATCGCAGATTTGCATTCACGAATTACGAACGGAGAGCACATCAGTGACGAGGAATTTCAAGTCCTGTTAAATGATATTGGATATACGGTTATTGGATATAATTTAGTGGATTGA